In a single window of the Melanotaenia boesemani isolate fMelBoe1 chromosome 22, fMelBoe1.pri, whole genome shotgun sequence genome:
- the tmem18 gene encoding transmembrane protein 18, whose protein sequence is MKMTDQKAENISSIPIDGFSNLRITSIWTFIMSVQWSEPWLIGLLLFHVVCLFLTVVTCRFYRAQICHFLLIVGLVYTAEYLNEFAAMNWRSFSQFQYFDSKGMFISLVYSIPLLLNAVIIVMVWVHRTFSTMTELKTLQLKRKARREKREKTD, encoded by the exons ATGAAGATGACTGACCAGAAAGCAGAGAATATCAGCTCGATCCCCATCGACGGCTTTAGTAATTTAAGAATAACGTCGATATGGACCTTTATCATGTCT GTGCAGTGGTCAGAGCCTTGGCTCATCGGGCTCTTGCTGTttcatgttgtgtgtttgttcctGACTGTGGtaacctgcaggttttacagaGCTCAGATCTGCCACTTCTTGCTCATTG TtggcctggtttatactgctgAATATCTAAATGAGTTTGCAGCCATGAACTGGAG gtcTTTCTCTCAGTTTCAGTACTTTGACTCCAAGGGCATGTTCATCTCATTGGTTTACTCAATTCCTCTTCTTCTCAACGCAGTCATTATTGTG ATGGTGTGGGTACACAGGACCTTTTCCACCATGACTGAACTAAAGACGCTTCAGCTGAAGAGAAAGGCCcgcagagagaagagagagaagacTGACTGA
- the LOC121633802 gene encoding uncharacterized protein C1orf115-like, whose product MKPKSLPSRLFDRNSAAASGETSSGRGAKYQRHVDCVDQPERQDQSSNDDSQQVPDGSGQNEKWHKEIHIAFQQEKYEPLMDDEAKEEKKRRKKESYKKVKKNVGKALRSTWKCLMLGLYNFALGYSTPITVAAAFVPDFHPGRNRT is encoded by the exons ATGAAGCCTAAATCTCTTCCATCGAGGCTGTTTGACAGGAactcagcagcagcttcaggtGAGACTTCAAGTGGTCGCGGTGCAAAGTATCAACGGCACGTTGACTGTGTGGATCAGCCGGAAAGACAGGATCAATCTTCCAATGATGATAGCCAACAAGTGCCTGATGGCAGCGGGCAAAATGAGAAGTGGCACAAAGAAATACATATTGCTTTTCAGCAAGAGAAGTATGAGCCACTGATGGATGATGAggcaaaagaagagaaaaagagaaggaagaaagaaagctACAAAAAAGTCAAGAAG AATGTTGGAAAGGCGCTTCGCTCCACCTGGAAGTGTCTCATGCTTGGTCTTTACAATTTTGCCCTTGGTTACTCTACTCCGATCACAGTGGCTGCAGCTTTTGTCCCTGACTTTCACCCTGGCAGAAACAGAACCTGA